One Streptosporangium sp. NBC_01495 DNA window includes the following coding sequences:
- a CDS encoding PEP/pyruvate-binding domain-containing protein, with amino-acid sequence MAGTEFDADEGIHWLGTPASLDRAIVGEGIACLARLRDAFPVAPAFCVSAPPFEVFPRGALGPWRDTLSRAYHRLGEVCGLYAPSVEVRSLLVEPPSVPSWVGRPWTFLNVSGEEAVGQAVTECLAPFFSDRARALRRRYGWPESVVREVIFIRRFNDSRSWATLSPAGAFTGRPGDIKVRAGWGLHEQSVGRPLPADEFIVSARRVAHSRIALKRDAVVADIGGVQEFRVPSMLHRAAAVPEPLIHQMADLYHAVAARMGEPASLDLVAGEAGLEILWCEPPADPPT; translated from the coding sequence GTGGCCGGCACAGAGTTCGACGCCGACGAGGGCATTCACTGGCTCGGCACTCCGGCGAGTCTGGATCGGGCGATCGTTGGGGAGGGGATCGCCTGCCTGGCGAGGTTGCGGGACGCGTTCCCCGTGGCCCCCGCCTTCTGCGTCTCGGCTCCGCCCTTCGAGGTGTTCCCGCGCGGCGCCCTGGGTCCCTGGCGGGACACCCTGAGCAGGGCCTATCACCGGCTGGGCGAGGTGTGCGGCCTGTACGCGCCCTCGGTGGAGGTGCGCTCGCTCCTCGTCGAGCCGCCGTCGGTGCCCTCCTGGGTCGGCCGCCCCTGGACGTTCCTCAACGTCTCCGGCGAGGAGGCGGTGGGCCAGGCGGTGACCGAATGCCTGGCCCCGTTCTTCTCCGACCGGGCCCGGGCGCTGCGGCGCCGGTACGGCTGGCCGGAGTCCGTCGTACGGGAGGTCATCTTCATCCGCCGGTTCAACGACTCCAGGAGCTGGGCCACGCTCTCGCCCGCCGGCGCATTCACCGGCCGGCCGGGCGACATCAAGGTGCGGGCGGGCTGGGGGCTGCACGAGCAGTCGGTCGGCCGCCCGCTGCCCGCGGACGAGTTCATCGTCAGCGCGCGGCGGGTCGCCCACAGCCGGATCGCGCTCAAGAGGGACGCCGTGGTCGCCGACATCGGGGGAGTGCAGGAGTTCAGGGTGCCGTCGATGCTGCACCGCGCGGCCGCCGTCCCGGAACCGCTGATCCACCAGATGGCGGACCTCTATCACGCGGTCGCGGCCCGTATGGGGGAGCCCGCAAGCCTGGACCTGGTCGCGGGGGAGGCGGGGCTGGAGATCCTCTGGTGCGAGCCTCCGGCGGACCCGCCCACGTGA
- the rfbA gene encoding glucose-1-phosphate thymidylyltransferase RfbA, with protein MKGIILAGGRGTRLHPITLAVSKQLLPVNDKPLIYYPLSALMLSGIRDILIISTPVDLPQIHRLLGDGTQLGLNLSYAEQPEPRGLAEAFVIGAGHTGDDPVALVLGDNIFHGHRFDDVLQENARDVDGCVLFGYPVTDPERYGVGETDREGRLVSIEEKPARPRSNRAIVGLYFYDNEVLDIAKNLRPSARGELEISDVNRVYLERGKARLVDLGRGCAWLDAGTPASLMQAGQYVSALEARQGVRIACVEEVALRMGFIDAEACHRLGERLASSDYGRYVRAVAEEFR; from the coding sequence CAAACCGTTGATCTACTACCCGCTGTCGGCGCTGATGCTGTCCGGCATCCGGGACATATTAATCATCTCAACGCCGGTGGACCTCCCGCAGATCCACCGGCTGCTCGGCGACGGCACGCAGCTGGGCCTGAACCTCTCCTACGCGGAGCAGCCCGAGCCGCGGGGGCTGGCCGAGGCGTTCGTCATCGGGGCCGGCCACACCGGCGACGATCCGGTGGCGCTGGTGCTGGGCGACAACATCTTCCACGGGCACAGGTTCGACGACGTCCTGCAGGAGAACGCGCGCGACGTCGACGGATGCGTTCTCTTCGGCTATCCGGTGACCGACCCCGAGCGGTACGGCGTGGGTGAGACCGACCGCGAGGGCAGGCTCGTCTCCATCGAGGAGAAGCCGGCCAGGCCCCGCTCCAACCGCGCGATCGTCGGGCTCTACTTCTATGACAACGAGGTGCTCGACATCGCCAAGAACCTGCGGCCGTCGGCCCGCGGCGAGCTGGAGATCAGCGATGTCAACCGCGTGTACCTGGAGAGAGGCAAGGCTCGCCTGGTCGACCTGGGACGGGGGTGCGCGTGGCTGGACGCGGGCACCCCGGCGTCGCTGATGCAGGCCGGCCAGTATGTCAGCGCGCTGGAGGCGAGGCAGGGCGTGCGCATCGCCTGCGTCGAGGAGGTCGCCCTGCGGATGGGGTTCATCGACGCGGAGGCCTGCCATCGGCTCGGCGAGCGGCTCGCGTCGTCCGACTACGGCCGGTACGTCCGCGCCGTCGCGGAGGAGTTCCGCTGA
- a CDS encoding RNA polymerase sigma factor yields MDGQVGGQTGGRVSDARSSVESMFREERGRLLASLVRRFGDLDLAEEVASEAVEAALVHWPVEGVPARPGAWLLTTARRRAVDRLRRDQAYAARLAVLQVEAERADPAPPADADGDLPDERLQLFFTCAHPALPADDRTALTLRCLAGLTTPEVARAFLVPPATMAQRIVRAKRKIREARIPFRVPGADELPERLPGVLQVIYSIFTEGYAASSGPDLQRLDLAEEAIRLGRILRRLLPAQREVAGLLGLMLLVHARRDARTGPGGEIVLLDDQDRGRWDRAMIEEGRDLVLVALTGGPPGLYGVQAAIAALHDEAADVATTDWPQVVALYDVLLALVPSPVVALNRAVAVAMRDGPQAGLALLDELAGEPQLRDHHPYPTARADLLHRLGRFPEAAAAYRQALDLVGTEPERAHLLRRLNEVETADPGGTARA; encoded by the coding sequence ATGGACGGGCAGGTGGGCGGGCAGACGGGCGGGCGGGTCTCCGATGCCAGGTCGTCCGTGGAGTCGATGTTCCGTGAGGAGCGCGGCCGGCTGCTCGCCTCCCTCGTCCGTCGCTTCGGCGACCTCGACCTGGCCGAGGAGGTCGCCTCCGAGGCCGTCGAGGCGGCGCTGGTGCACTGGCCGGTCGAGGGCGTTCCGGCCAGGCCCGGGGCCTGGCTGCTGACGACGGCGCGGCGCCGGGCCGTCGACCGGCTGCGGCGGGACCAGGCCTACGCCGCCCGGCTCGCCGTCCTGCAGGTGGAGGCGGAGCGGGCCGACCCCGCCCCGCCCGCGGACGCGGACGGCGATCTGCCCGACGAGCGGCTGCAGCTGTTCTTCACCTGCGCCCACCCGGCGCTTCCGGCCGACGACCGCACCGCCCTGACCCTGCGCTGCCTCGCCGGCCTGACGACGCCCGAGGTCGCGCGGGCCTTTCTCGTCCCGCCCGCGACGATGGCCCAGCGGATCGTGCGGGCGAAGAGGAAGATCCGCGAGGCCCGTATCCCGTTCCGCGTACCCGGCGCCGACGAGTTGCCGGAGCGTCTGCCGGGCGTGCTCCAGGTCATCTACTCGATCTTCACCGAGGGCTACGCGGCCAGCTCGGGCCCGGATCTGCAGCGGCTCGACCTCGCCGAGGAGGCCATCCGGCTGGGGCGGATACTGCGCCGGCTGCTGCCCGCCCAGCGGGAGGTGGCCGGGCTGCTCGGGCTGATGCTACTGGTCCACGCGCGGCGTGACGCCCGGACCGGACCGGGCGGCGAGATCGTGCTGCTCGACGACCAGGACCGTGGCCGCTGGGACCGCGCCATGATCGAGGAGGGCCGTGACCTGGTGCTCGTCGCGCTGACCGGCGGCCCGCCCGGCCTGTACGGGGTGCAGGCCGCGATCGCCGCCCTGCACGACGAGGCCGCGGACGTCGCGACCACCGACTGGCCGCAGGTCGTCGCGCTCTACGACGTGCTGCTCGCCCTCGTGCCGTCCCCGGTCGTCGCGCTGAACCGGGCCGTCGCGGTGGCGATGCGCGACGGGCCGCAGGCGGGCCTGGCACTGCTCGACGAGCTGGCCGGCGAGCCGCAGCTGCGCGACCACCACCCCTATCCGACGGCTCGGGCGGACCTGCTGCACCGGCTCGGGCGGTTCCCCGAGGCCGCGGCGGCCTACCGGCAGGCGCTCGACCTGGTCGGCACCGAACCCGAGCGGGCGCACCTGCTGCGCAGGCTCAATGAGGTCGAGACCGCCGATCCCGGCGGTACGGCCCGCGCCTGA
- a CDS encoding serine hydrolase domain-containing protein produces MMLSRRSHDHNPSRRSALGFLGAVPLAAGGLLAAQGTAEANADLSSGSGRIPKDLRPGGAFDQHIKELADKDQFSGTVMIAHRGRQVLARAYGWADKEGKVPNKIDTIYALASTSKPFTGLAVVQLVQQGKLKFYDLVSKHLNGLPAGMAERITVHHLLTHTSGLGDARRAGEQPPPEKIHNSYEEQVADFWANLKTFELEFAPGTKKAYSSMGYTLLGELVAKVSGTSFQDYVRQNVFVPAGMKDSAYYDRRQWLADKRIAHPYMYQKDGTRVDAVRNLDKGSVYGDAGQGSNSARGWMGTGGGNGFSTAPDLVRFAVALQGGKLTARPYTELYVNGKISAKPLRENTSGSSLRGETFQAYGPVAATYNNQRIVTHGGGAGGISTSWSVYLDMDWTAVILSNYDLQSIEPIIDLERRLITGA; encoded by the coding sequence ATGATGTTGTCGCGTCGCTCGCATGACCACAACCCTTCGCGCCGTTCCGCCCTCGGGTTCCTGGGCGCGGTCCCGCTGGCGGCCGGTGGTCTCCTGGCCGCGCAAGGAACTGCGGAGGCGAACGCCGACCTCTCGTCAGGCTCTGGCCGGATCCCCAAGGACCTGCGCCCCGGAGGCGCCTTCGACCAGCACATCAAAGAACTGGCGGACAAGGATCAGTTTTCCGGCACCGTGATGATCGCGCACCGCGGCCGCCAGGTCCTGGCCCGCGCCTACGGCTGGGCGGACAAGGAAGGCAAGGTCCCGAACAAGATCGACACCATCTACGCTTTGGCTTCGACCTCCAAGCCGTTCACCGGGCTGGCTGTCGTGCAGCTCGTCCAGCAGGGCAAGCTCAAGTTCTACGACCTGGTGAGCAAGCATCTAAACGGCCTACCGGCGGGGATGGCCGAACGCATCACCGTGCATCATCTCCTTACGCACACCAGTGGCCTGGGCGACGCCCGGCGCGCCGGCGAGCAGCCGCCGCCGGAGAAGATCCACAACAGCTACGAGGAGCAGGTGGCGGACTTCTGGGCGAATCTGAAGACCTTCGAGCTGGAGTTCGCCCCAGGGACGAAGAAGGCTTACAGCAGCATGGGCTACACCCTGCTCGGCGAACTCGTGGCGAAGGTCTCCGGCACGTCGTTCCAGGACTACGTCCGCCAGAACGTCTTCGTCCCGGCAGGCATGAAGGACTCCGCCTACTACGACCGCCGCCAGTGGCTGGCCGACAAGCGCATCGCCCATCCGTATATGTATCAAAAGGACGGCACGCGGGTCGACGCCGTCCGCAACCTCGACAAGGGCTCCGTCTACGGCGACGCCGGCCAAGGCAGCAACTCCGCCCGGGGATGGATGGGGACAGGCGGTGGCAACGGCTTCTCCACCGCCCCGGACCTCGTGCGCTTCGCGGTCGCGCTGCAAGGAGGCAAGCTCACCGCCCGGCCCTACACGGAGTTGTACGTGAACGGAAAGATCTCCGCCAAGCCGCTGAGGGAGAACACCTCCGGCAGCTCCCTTCGCGGGGAGACCTTCCAGGCATACGGGCCAGTGGCCGCTACCTACAACAACCAGCGCATCGTCACCCACGGAGGTGGCGCAGGCGGCATATCGACCAGTTGGTCCGTCTACCTCGACATGGACTGGACGGCCGTCATCCTCAGCAATTACGACCTGCAAAGCATCGAGCCGATCATCGACCTGGAACGACGCCTGATCACCGGCGCGTAG
- a CDS encoding MarR family winged helix-turn-helix transcriptional regulator — MSKEIWKSLIDEVQVAVMELQNVSDAVDEAAAARLGINRTDMRCMGCVFALGPMTAGELAVAARLSPGAATIAIDRLERAGYAQRVRDLRDRRQVRVVPTPQAEQVAKEIWGQLSEEDEAGLACHTEEELVLIRDFLKATVSRHARQADRIRHGKVISEGAGTTPPRRPETSRP; from the coding sequence ATGTCAAAAGAAATCTGGAAGTCCCTGATAGATGAGGTCCAGGTGGCCGTCATGGAGCTGCAGAACGTCTCGGACGCGGTGGACGAGGCCGCGGCGGCACGCCTGGGGATCAACCGCACCGACATGCGCTGCATGGGATGTGTGTTCGCACTCGGCCCGATGACGGCCGGAGAGCTGGCCGTGGCCGCGAGACTGTCCCCCGGCGCGGCGACCATCGCCATCGACAGGCTGGAGAGGGCGGGGTACGCACAACGGGTCCGCGACCTGCGGGACAGGAGGCAGGTGCGAGTGGTGCCGACGCCCCAGGCCGAGCAGGTCGCGAAGGAGATCTGGGGTCAGCTGAGCGAGGAGGACGAGGCGGGGCTGGCCTGCCACACCGAGGAGGAACTCGTGCTCATCCGGGACTTCCTGAAGGCCACCGTCAGCCGTCACGCCCGCCAGGCCGACCGCATCCGGCACGGGAAGGTCATCTCCGAGGGGGCCGGCACGACACCGCCGCGGCGTCCGGAGACCTCGCGACCGTAA
- a CDS encoding AfsR/SARP family transcriptional regulator, translating into MLKRLSGEGQVCAMSRSAMRFCVLGTLKVLDGGREVTPTAPKLRQVLTFLLLRRNNIVQTAELIDELWGESPPISALSTLQTYIYKLRKILSNDKIDSFEEVLRTQSWGYMLVVEPDDLDLDPFERLLGAGAAALKKNDPEQAAENLARALSLWRGPALADVAAGNLLSAYVASLEESRLRALELRIESDLRLGRHREVVGELKHLVSVHPLHEAFYAQLMTALHRSGRRSEALEEYQRLRATLVEEVGIEPSAESQRLHQSLLSAESPASPAKAEPAIEPSSVISGAGDRPRNAKAPLCPAQLPPDIWDFTGRQGYVGELVTAATMTEPTVTTPPTILIAGMPGVGKTALAVHLAHLVKQHFPDGQFYCTLRGTHGEAVDPSQILYNFLITAGMPAEKLPNSIEERSNLFRSWCSAHRVLIVLDDAVSAAQVFPLLPGSEYCTTIITSRSGLYGFSCRNRIDLAPLPLDEGVRLLAAVAGGQRIERERNNAESVVRFCEGLPLAVRAAAARLTASPTLPVRRLAARLANPELRLKELNSADFDIYDLFDTIYRELDPRERSALWLLCLRRNTRFTLESAAQSIGCDIDTTETLLTRLVSAHFLRAVGDAGAGEGTVYAINELARIYAEEKLESELGKGSAALAPTTAPTTAPATAAELQSPVDVTVRRAHPPALTLTQTAAQLDLDPLPKGAEEPYRADSDHSRKVS; encoded by the coding sequence ATGCTCAAGAGGCTGTCCGGAGAAGGCCAGGTGTGCGCGATGAGCAGGTCTGCGATGAGATTCTGTGTTCTGGGGACCCTGAAAGTTCTCGACGGCGGCCGGGAGGTGACTCCCACCGCGCCAAAACTTCGCCAGGTGCTTACTTTTCTCCTGCTTCGACGCAACAACATCGTACAGACCGCCGAACTCATCGACGAGCTGTGGGGGGAAAGCCCGCCGATCAGCGCTCTTTCCACACTACAGACCTACATCTACAAGCTACGCAAGATCCTCTCCAACGACAAGATCGATTCGTTCGAGGAGGTGCTGCGCACCCAGTCGTGGGGATACATGCTGGTGGTCGAGCCCGACGACCTCGACCTGGACCCGTTCGAGCGGCTGCTGGGGGCGGGCGCCGCGGCGCTGAAGAAGAACGATCCCGAGCAGGCCGCCGAGAACCTGGCCCGTGCCCTGTCGCTGTGGCGGGGGCCGGCGCTGGCGGACGTGGCGGCGGGAAATCTGCTGTCGGCCTATGTGGCCTCCCTGGAGGAGAGCCGGCTGCGCGCCCTTGAGCTGCGCATCGAGAGCGACCTGCGTCTGGGCCGGCACCGTGAGGTCGTGGGCGAGCTCAAGCACCTGGTCTCGGTGCATCCGCTCCACGAGGCCTTCTACGCGCAGCTGATGACCGCCCTGCACCGCTCGGGCCGGCGCTCGGAGGCGCTGGAGGAGTACCAGCGGCTGCGCGCGACGCTGGTGGAGGAGGTCGGCATAGAGCCGTCCGCGGAGTCGCAGCGGCTGCACCAGTCGCTGCTGTCGGCGGAGAGCCCCGCGAGCCCCGCCAAGGCGGAGCCGGCGATCGAGCCGAGCAGCGTGATCTCGGGCGCCGGGGACAGGCCCAGGAACGCGAAGGCGCCGCTCTGCCCGGCCCAGCTCCCGCCGGACATCTGGGACTTCACCGGCCGCCAGGGCTATGTCGGCGAGCTGGTAACGGCCGCCACCATGACGGAGCCGACGGTCACCACGCCGCCGACCATCCTGATCGCCGGCATGCCGGGGGTGGGAAAGACCGCGCTGGCGGTGCATCTGGCGCACCTCGTCAAACAGCATTTCCCGGACGGGCAGTTCTATTGCACACTCCGCGGCACTCACGGTGAGGCCGTGGACCCGAGCCAGATTCTCTACAATTTCCTTATCACTGCCGGTATGCCCGCCGAAAAACTTCCGAACAGCATCGAGGAACGCTCGAATCTGTTCCGGAGTTGGTGTTCCGCGCATCGCGTTCTCATCGTTCTCGACGATGCCGTGTCGGCCGCCCAGGTTTTTCCCCTCCTTCCGGGCAGCGAGTACTGCACGACAATCATCACAAGCAGGTCCGGGCTTTACGGATTCTCGTGCAGAAATCGAATAGACCTCGCTCCGCTGCCCCTGGATGAGGGGGTTCGCCTGCTGGCTGCGGTGGCGGGCGGGCAGCGCATCGAACGCGAGAGAAACAACGCCGAGAGCGTGGTGCGTTTTTGCGAGGGACTGCCGCTCGCGGTACGGGCGGCGGCCGCGCGGCTTACCGCCTCGCCGACCCTTCCGGTCCGGAGGCTCGCGGCCCGGCTGGCCAACCCTGAACTACGCCTCAAAGAATTAAATTCCGCTGACTTCGATATCTACGATCTGTTCGACACCATTTACCGGGAGCTTGACCCGCGTGAGCGCAGCGCTCTGTGGCTGCTCTGCCTGCGGCGCAACACGAGGTTCACCCTCGAGAGCGCCGCGCAGTCGATCGGCTGTGACATCGACACCACCGAGACGCTCCTGACCCGGCTGGTCTCGGCGCACTTCCTGCGCGCGGTGGGCGACGCCGGCGCGGGCGAGGGGACCGTCTACGCCATCAACGAGCTGGCCCGCATCTACGCCGAGGAGAAGCTGGAGAGCGAGCTCGGCAAGGGCAGCGCGGCCCTGGCCCCCACCACGGCTCCCACCACAGCCCCCGCCACGGCCGCCGAGCTGCAGAGCCCGGTCGACGTGACCGTCAGGAGGGCTCACCCTCCCGCGCTCACGCTGACCCAGACCGCCGCGCAGCTCGACCTCGACCCCTTGCCCAAAGGTGCCGAGGAGCCCTACCGGGCGGACAGCGACCACTCGCGGAAGGTGTCCTGA
- a CDS encoding DHA2 family efflux MFS transporter permease subunit, whose translation MSKRGNPWVVMVTLCIGFFMTILDTTIVNIAIPDILVDLNATITEVLWVMSAYILVVAVLVITAGRLGDIVGPRNVFIAGMILFTVASALCGAAQEPWQLIAARAVQGIGAALITPQTLTILTAVFPPEKRGLPSAVWGVTAGLAGLAGPTLGGLLVAEGTWRWIFYVNVPIGIVTIVMAFTLIPDIRPGKRPHLDLTGALLATAALGAITYGLLEGDRYEWGTITSFLTVPMVIAAGLVLLVVFLATQARTRQPLLPLGIFKDRGFSLMSFVIIAVSFGMMGLSLTLTIYLQQVLGLSALQAGLTLAPTALAMMFSFPVVGFLIDKIGGKYVLITGLTLYPISLVLIALMAQADSSRWALLGPLILAGISQAAAFAPTITMAMQDVQKEFTGAASGAFNAIRQMGFLIAVAAMGAVLQNRLSSELGDEARRQAEQLPGEYRGDFVDAITTAARGAEAGADQVQLPAGVSGQLAQQMREIAQLTFDHAFVGALRWTLLVCAAVVIVAGLLSFAAKRPDPAKAPTPEEELALM comes from the coding sequence GTGAGCAAACGCGGGAACCCGTGGGTCGTCATGGTGACACTCTGTATCGGCTTCTTCATGACCATCCTGGACACCACGATCGTCAACATCGCCATCCCCGACATCCTCGTGGACCTGAATGCGACGATCACCGAGGTCCTGTGGGTGATGAGCGCCTACATCCTCGTGGTGGCCGTGCTGGTGATCACGGCGGGGCGACTGGGTGACATCGTCGGACCACGCAACGTCTTCATCGCGGGCATGATTCTCTTCACGGTCGCGTCGGCACTGTGCGGGGCCGCCCAGGAGCCCTGGCAGCTCATCGCCGCCCGCGCCGTGCAGGGCATCGGCGCCGCACTGATCACACCACAGACCCTGACCATCCTGACCGCGGTCTTCCCACCCGAGAAGCGGGGCCTGCCCAGCGCGGTGTGGGGCGTCACGGCCGGGCTGGCCGGACTGGCCGGACCGACGCTCGGCGGGCTCCTCGTCGCGGAGGGCACCTGGCGCTGGATCTTCTACGTCAACGTGCCGATCGGCATCGTCACCATCGTCATGGCGTTCACCCTCATCCCCGACATCCGTCCGGGCAAGCGTCCCCACCTGGACCTGACCGGGGCGCTCCTGGCGACCGCCGCGCTCGGCGCGATCACCTACGGCCTCCTCGAGGGCGACCGGTACGAGTGGGGAACGATCACCTCCTTCCTCACCGTCCCGATGGTCATCGCGGCCGGCCTGGTGCTGCTGGTGGTGTTCCTGGCGACCCAGGCGCGGACCCGGCAGCCGCTGCTCCCCCTGGGCATCTTCAAGGACCGCGGCTTCTCCCTGATGAGCTTCGTGATCATCGCCGTCTCCTTCGGGATGATGGGGCTGTCGCTCACCCTCACGATCTACCTGCAGCAGGTGCTCGGGCTCAGCGCGCTCCAGGCGGGCCTCACTCTCGCGCCGACCGCGCTCGCCATGATGTTCTCCTTCCCGGTCGTGGGATTCCTGATCGACAAAATCGGCGGGAAGTACGTCCTGATCACCGGGCTCACCCTCTATCCGATCAGCCTGGTGCTCATCGCGCTGATGGCACAGGCCGATTCCAGCCGGTGGGCGCTGCTCGGGCCGCTCATCCTGGCGGGCATCAGCCAGGCGGCCGCCTTCGCCCCGACCATCACGATGGCCATGCAGGACGTGCAGAAGGAGTTCACCGGGGCCGCGTCGGGCGCCTTCAACGCGATCCGCCAGATGGGCTTCCTGATCGCGGTCGCCGCGATGGGCGCGGTGCTGCAGAACCGTCTGAGCAGCGAGCTCGGTGACGAGGCGCGGCGCCAGGCGGAGCAGCTTCCCGGCGAGTACCGCGGGGACTTCGTCGACGCGATCACCACGGCGGCCAGGGGCGCCGAGGCGGGAGCCGACCAGGTGCAGCTGCCCGCCGGGGTGAGTGGCCAGCTGGCCCAGCAGATGCGGGAGATCGCCCAGCTGACCTTCGATCACGCCTTCGTCGGCGCGCTGCGATGGACCCTGCTGGTCTGCGCCGCGGTGGTGATCGTCGCGGGTCTGCTGAGCTTCGCCGCCAAGCGGCCCGACCCGGCCAAGGCCCCCACCCCCGAAGAGGAACTGGCCCTGATGTGA
- a CDS encoding YciI family protein, with product MKYILLMYGAATADAADECDFQDWVVYDKALREAGVLVSGYALKDVSTATTVRVGPAGERTVTTDGPFAETREILGGYDVIDVPNLDVALDWAARCPGARDGGSVVVRPIDEFEV from the coding sequence ATGAAGTACATATTGCTGATGTACGGTGCCGCGACGGCCGACGCGGCCGACGAGTGCGACTTCCAGGACTGGGTGGTCTACGACAAGGCGTTGAGGGAGGCGGGGGTCCTGGTCTCCGGATACGCGCTGAAGGATGTGAGCACCGCCACGACGGTCCGGGTCGGCCCGGCGGGCGAGCGGACCGTCACCACGGACGGGCCGTTCGCCGAGACCCGTGAGATCCTCGGCGGCTACGACGTCATCGACGTACCGAACCTCGACGTCGCGCTCGACTGGGCCGCCCGCTGTCCCGGCGCGCGTGACGGCGGGTCGGTCGTGGTGCGGCCGATCGACGAGTTCGAGGTCTGA
- a CDS encoding maleylpyruvate isomerase family mycothiol-dependent enzyme → MDDEKIFSWIEDERLSLAAFLDELDDHEWKVASLCPGWTTHDVVAHLTLSTHTLFLDTLRGVIRTRGDINRVFADQARERAARFGPAELVAQFRETAGSRRRGLGSRPLDTLVDALVHGQDIARPLGRVREMPAERAVAGLGRVLGTGFYGAPRRLRGTRLVATDLDWSAGEGPDEVRGPAGDLLLLATGRAAGLAGLSGPGVERVAAAL, encoded by the coding sequence ATGGACGATGAAAAGATCTTTTCCTGGATAGAGGACGAACGGCTCAGCCTGGCCGCCTTCCTCGACGAACTCGACGATCACGAATGGAAGGTGGCCTCCCTCTGCCCCGGCTGGACGACGCACGACGTGGTCGCTCACCTGACGCTGTCCACGCACACCCTGTTCCTCGACACGCTCAGGGGCGTGATCCGGACGCGTGGCGACATCAACCGGGTGTTCGCCGACCAGGCGCGGGAGCGGGCGGCCAGGTTCGGGCCCGCGGAGCTCGTCGCGCAGTTCCGTGAGACGGCCGGCTCACGCCGTCGCGGGCTCGGCTCCCGTCCGCTGGACACGCTCGTCGACGCGCTGGTGCACGGGCAGGACATCGCGCGCCCGCTCGGGCGCGTGCGGGAGATGCCCGCCGAGCGGGCGGTCGCGGGGCTCGGCCGCGTCCTGGGCACCGGCTTCTACGGCGCCCCCAGGCGCCTGCGCGGCACGAGGCTGGTCGCCACCGACCTGGACTGGTCGGCGGGTGAGGGTCCCGACGAGGTCCGGGGGCCGGCGGGTGATCTCCTCCTGCTGGCGACCGGGCGGGCCGCGGGGCTCGCGGGCCTGTCCGGGCCGGGTGTCGAGCGGGTCGCGGCCGCGCTGTAG